Proteins encoded in a region of the Bactrocera tryoni isolate S06 chromosome 4, CSIRO_BtryS06_freeze2, whole genome shotgun sequence genome:
- the LOC120775987 gene encoding serine protease gd → MRLHFTTILIIILQQINRIFTQSIPISPCPKIFQYRFDGAEWFGILSVRNTDFAEALQIKVTLSMRGKPTTSYLGEIELLSRGQFHSNAPVLYKIKFPKTHFPPKLLHVTANNHVICVGQSDLSIFVTQIQLEHTRKFTFIGDDEPSDTLPEHAQFSATLMEDEEEDDDDIAFLSTDTKFSAEHLPITHGEIELKHMTLNSICGKTKPHLHNRASTSPLTAPAAKAVNAKAPTLATNEQRSYQKSGRYAAGTQATTASSHNDRSGSPLVISSDELPTLLSNAPIRIVTSTELGGFNSSLATSPQPLLTRGAWPWLAAIYVNNLTSLAYQCAGTLVSAHVVISSAHCFHFQRQHHKANEVLVFLGRHNLRNWNEEHSIAAPVSEIFLHPEYDATLGTYDADIAVLVLKIRIRFNTYILPACLWSGDSQLENIIGERGFLVGWGFSHTHGGVPLMDNQPTTAAVPHITEAPIVSNEVCFAANPRIRSLSSNRTFCAGLQTSSPVTRSAIGPCTGDSGAGLLLERNNRWMLRGTVSAALPAQHKKCTDNQYVIYADLAKYLDWIMAFTL, encoded by the exons ATGCGTCTCCACTTCACCACCATCCTTATCATTATTCTGCAAcaaataaatcgaatttttacTCAGAGCATACCCATCAGCCCGTGTCCGAAAATCTTTCAATATCGCTTCGATGGCGCGGAGTGGTTTGGCATTCTCTCTGTGCGTAATACAGACTTCGCGGAAGCTTTGCAAATTAAAGTAACACTCTCCATGCGTGGAAAGCCAACGACG AGTTACCTAGGCGAAATTGAATTGCTTTCGCGCGGCCAGTTTCACAGCAATGCCCCGGTCTTGTATAAAATCAAATTTCCCAAAACACATTTTCCACCGAAGTTGCTGCACGTAACCGCAAACAACCATGTCATTTGTGTAGGTCAATCAG ATCTTAGTATATTCGTCACACAAATTCAGCTGGAGCacacaagaaaatttacattcATCGGCGATGATGAGCCGTCAGACACACTGCCGGAACACGCACAATTCTCCGCTACGCTGATGGAGGACGAAGAGGAAGACGATGATGACATTGCCTTCTTGTCAACCGATACGAAATTCAGTGCGGAACACTTGCCAATCACACATGGAGAAAT TGAGCTGAAACACATGACACTAAACAGCATATGTGGGAAAACCAAGCCACATTTACATAATCGAGCATCGACGTCACCTCTGACAGCACCAGCAGCAAAAGCTGTCAATGCTAAGGCTCCAACCCTTGCCACAAATGAACAGCGATCCTACCAAAAATCCGGCAGATATGCAGCAGGTACTCAAGCTACTACAGCGAGTAGTCACAATGACAGGTCCGGCAGTCCGCTAGTAATATCCAGTGATGAACTTCCTACACTATTGTCTAACGCGCCCATCCGCATTGTAACTAGCACGGAATTAGGCGGCTTCAACTCTTCGTTGGCTACTTCTCCACAGCCATTATTGACGCGCGGAGCATGGCCATGGCTGGCCGCAATTTACGTGAATAATTTGACATCGCTTGCTTATCAGTGCGCTGGCACTTTGGTGTCCGCACATGTGGTTATAAGTTCGGCGCATTGTTTCCACTTCCAAAGGCAACACCACAAGGCCAATGAAGTGCTAGTATTTCTAGGAAGGCACAATTTACGAAACTGGAATGAGGAGCACTCTATCGCAGCACCAGTGAGTGAGATTTTCCTACATCCCGAATATGATGCCACATTGGGAACATATGATGCGGACATAGCGGTGTTGGTGTTGAAGATTCGAATACG GTTCAACACTTATATTCTTCCTGCTTGTTTATGGAGCGGTGACAGCCAACTTGAGAATATAATTGGGGAGCGTGGCTTTCTTGTAGGTTGGGGTTTTTCGCACACCCACGGGGGTGTTCCACTGATGGATAACCAACCCACAACAGCCGCAGTGCCACACATCACCGAAGCACCAATTGTGTCAAACGAAGTGTGTTTTGCGGCAAATCCAAGGATACGCAGTCTCAGCTCTAATCGCACTTTCTGCGCAGGTTTGCAAACATCTTCACCTGTAACTCGAAGTGCTATCGGGCCCTGTACAGGCGATTCAGGCGCCGGACTATTGTTAGAAAGGAATAATCGTTGGATGTTGCGTGGTACAGTTTCGGCCGCTCTACCCGCGCAGCACAAGAAATGCACCGATAATCAATATGTCATATATGCGGATTTGGCAAAATATTTAGATTGGATCATGGCATTTACTCTTTaa